A stretch of DNA from Manihot esculenta cultivar AM560-2 chromosome 7, M.esculenta_v8, whole genome shotgun sequence:
tttttttggttttccaTGTGCAGAGGCGTACCCTTATTAGGGCTAATTTTGACATTTAGGCTACTTAAAAAGTTTCTACTTTACttttatatcataatattagaaatttattttatttaattacaatttttattaaattggtTGTTCCTGAGTTTTTGAAAAATTagatttgaaaaagaaaatagataatttcttttaaaaattttaggccATCAATAATTTTTAAGTTCAGTAATTCTCTTTGTGGCTATGAACTATTTAATAAGATTGATCACAGTCATAGCGAAAACCAAATAAATAAGCTGGATCAATTTTGTATATAGAATATAAACTTACAACCTACATCACACAATAGCTGAAACAGAAATATTATAGGACTAAGAACACATAAATGATACTGATCAATGCAAAAGGTGAAGTCATCACAGCGAGATCAAAGGTTGAAACGCTTGTGGTATAATTGCTTAAGGATTGGTAGCTGATTCAGGTTTGGTGTCTTTGGAAGGGAATGTGGACTTTGGTAACTCAGGCAAGTGGGGAAAAGTTGGCAGTTCAGGTTTTGGCAACTCAGGCAAGTGGGGAAAAGCTGGCAGTTCaggctttggaaactcaggcaATTCAGGTTTTGGCAGCGTGGGAATTTCAGGCTTCGACAACTCAGGCAATTCAGGTAATTTTGGCAGAGTGGGAAGTTCAGGTTTAGGAAAGGTTGGGACTTCAGGTAATGGTGGAAGCTCAACCTTAGGAAGTAATGGCAAGTCAGGCAAT
This window harbors:
- the LOC110619130 gene encoding protein PELPK1 → MANLRSPSLIVLLSLVALSISAEARQLLETTLPEVPELPKPELPDLPLLPKVELPPLPEVPTFPKPELPTLPKLPELPELSKPEIPTLPKPELPEFPKPELPAFPHLPELPKPELPTFPHLPELPKSTFPSKDTKPESATNP